A window of Lysobacter sp. TY2-98 genomic DNA:
TCGAAGCGGCGGCGTTCGGCGCGGACGCAGACCCGTGCGCCGCCGGTGCAGGAGCCGGGGCGGCTGCGGGTGCGGCAGGCGCGGTCGCCGCTGCCGGGGCGGGTGACGCTGCCTTCGCGTCCGCTCCCGCGGCGGCCTCGGCCTCGAGCACGACGATCACCGCGCCTTCCGACACCTTGTCGCCCAGCTTGACGCGCAGCTCCCGCACGATGCCTTCAGCGGACGACGGCACTTCCATCGTCGCCTTGTCGGATTCGAGGGTGACGAGACCCTGATCCTTCGCCACGCGATCGCCGACCGCGACCAGCACCTCGATCACAGGCACGTCATCGAAGCCACCGATATCGGGGACTTTCACTTCGATCGGGGTCGCCATCACTCGTTCTCCGGGCTCGTTCCGGCGCCCGCGGGGGCGACCGGTGGATCTTCATGGATCTCGCGTTCGACGTCGCGCTGGGCGTCGTTCTCGGCGAGTGCCGCGCGCTCGCGCGGCGTGGGCAGCGGCGCGTCGGGCGTCGCCTCGTTGTCTTCCGGCACCACACGACCGCTGAGCATCGCGATGGCCTCGACGCCTTCGTGACCGAACAGGCTGCGCACGTGCAGGTCGCGCTGCGGAAACGGGATGTCGATGCCGTAGCGCTGCAATGCGGTGTGCAACGCCCAGTTGTACGCCGCCTTGACTGCCGACGGACGACGCGTGGCCTCGGCGTTGAGCCACACGATCAGCTGGAACTCGAGGCGACTTTCACCGAACTCGACCAGCCACACCTGCGGGCCGCGCGGGCCGTCGTGCGCCAGCGTGAACGGCACTTCGCAGGCCGCTTCGATCGCCGCCTTCTTGACTGTTTCCTTGTCGGCCCCATAGGCGACGCCGAAGGGAATGCGCATGCGCCGCGACGCTTCGAGCAGCGTCCAGTTCACCACGCGCCCGCTGACGAACTCCGCGTTCGGCACCAGGATGTTCAGGTTGTCGTTGGTGCTGATGCGCGTCGCGCGGATCTTGATGTCGCGCACCACGCCGTGCACGCCGGATTCGAGTTCGACGAAGTCGCCGATCTTGATCGAGCGGTCGAACAGCAGGATCAGGCCCGACAGGAAGTTGTTGAAGATCGCCTGCAGGCCGAAACCGAGGCCGACCCCGATCGCACCCGCGAACACGGTGAACTTCGACACCGGAATGCCGGCGACTTCCAGCGCGATCAGGAAGCCGACGAACATCAGCGCATAGCGCAGCACGCGGCTGACCGTGTAGACCGACGCCGCGTTCCCGCCCTCGCGCGCGCCGTAGCGCATCAGCGCACGGCCGACCAGCCGCGACATCGCGAAGAACACGACGAGCAGGAAGATCGCGGAGGCGAGATCGCCCACCGTCAGATCGAGCCCGGCGACGCGCACGAGCTCATAGTCGAGGAACGGCTGCACGCCCTGCCAGCCGTCCTGCGCGGCGTCGCGGACGCGCGCGCTGGCGTCGTGCAGTTCGCGCGCCGTCTGCGCGTGCGGCATCGTCAGAGCAGCACGCGCCGCATGTCGGCCATCAGCTGCGCGAGATACGTGGTGAAGCGCGCGGCGGACGCACCGTCGATCACGCGGTGGTCGTAGCTCAGCGAGAGCGGCAGCATCAGGCGCGGCTGGAACGTGCCGCCGTCCCACACCGGCTTGATGGCCGACTTCGACACGCCGAGGATCGCGACTTCCGGCGCGTTGACGATCGGCGTGAAGCTCGTGCCGCCGATGCCGCCGAGCGAGCTGATCGAGAAGCAGCCACCGGTCATCTCCGCCGGCGACAGCTTGCCGTCGCGCGCCTTCTTCGCGAGTTCACTGGTCTCCTGCGCGAGCTCGACCACGCCCTTCCTGTCGACGTCGCGGATCACCGGCACGACGAGGCCGTTCGGCGTGTCGGCCGCGAAGCCGATGTGGAAGTACTTCTTGAGAATCAGGTTCTCGCCACTCGCATCGAGCGAGGCATTGAAGTCCGGATACTTCTTGAGGGCGGCGACGACCGCCTTCATCAGGAACGCGAGCATCGTCACCTTGACGCCGCTCTTCTCGTTTTCCTTGTTGAGCGCGACGCGCAGCGCTTCGAGCTCGGTGATGTCGGCGTCGTCGTGCTGCGTGACGTGCGGGATCATCGCCCAGTTGCGCGCGAGGTTCGCGCCGGAGAGCTTCTTGATGCGCGAGAGTTCGCGCGTCTCGATCTCGCCGAACTTGGCGAAGTCGACCTTCGGCCAGGGCAGCAGATTCAGGCCGCCGCCGAGCGATGCACCGCCGCTCGACGGTGCAGCAGCAGCGCCGGACATGACCTGCTTGACGTGACCCTGCACGTCTTCCTTGGTGATGCGGCCGCCCTTCGCGCTGCCCTTGACCCGCGCGAGATCGACGCCGAGTTCGCGCGCGAACAGGCGCACCGCGGGGCTCGCATACGGCACCGCATCCGGCATGAGTTCGTTGGCGTCGAACGTCACCGGCGGCGTGCGCGGCTCGGCGACGGGCATGGCCGCGGTCGCAACGGGCGCCGTCGCAGCGCCAGTGTGCGCGGCGATGTCGCGCTTGGTGAGGTTGTCGGCATCGCCCGATACGGCAACCGGCTCGACGCGCGTCGGCGTTTCCGCCGGACGCGGCTGCGCGGGCGAGGTCGCGACCTGCGAGGTATCGGCTTTTGGCTGCGCGCCATCCGATGACGGGCCGGAGGCAGCTGCGGCCGCGTCCGCCGGCTCGATCATGGCGACCACGGCACCCTCGCCGATCTTGTCGCCGATCTTCACCTTCAGCTCGCGGATGGTGCCTGCGAACGGCGCGGGCACTTCCATCGTGGCCTTGTCGGATTCGAGCGTGACCAGGCCCTGGTCGGCCTTCACCGTGTCGCCGACCGCGACGAGCAGTTCGATCACGGGCACGTCGTCATGCCCGCCGATGTCGGGGACGCGCGCTTCCTTCAGCTCAGCCATGCAGGGCTCCGCAAGTGATGGTGCCAAACCGCCATTCTCGCCCGCCGTGGACGATCGCGCCAATCGCGTGACGTGGACGCCGCGTGCACATGCGACTAGCCGAAGCGATGTCGCGTACGTGTCGAAGCGACCGTCCGCGGGGCAAGGGAGGTTCAGTGGCCAGAGGTTAGGTTGACTGCACCGGTCAGTGGCGCTGTCCGGTCCTGCAAACGATTACACGATTATTAGGAGGCCACTCCATGGCACGTCACCTTTCTCTTGCCCTTCTGGGCACCCTCGCCCTCGCTCCGTGCGCGTTTGCACAGGACGCGGGAACCTCGTCCGCCAGCGGCAAGCATGTCGCGATCGTCGGCGGCGTCGCACTGAACAACCCGACCGGCAACGCTGACATCAACGGCGCGCGCACGAATCTCGACGGCGAGGCC
This region includes:
- a CDS encoding dihydrolipoyllysine-residue acetyltransferase, giving the protein MAELKEARVPDIGGHDDVPVIELLVAVGDTVKADQGLVTLESDKATMEVPAPFAGTIRELKVKIGDKIGEGAVVAMIEPADAAAAASGPSSDGAQPKADTSQVATSPAQPRPAETPTRVEPVAVSGDADNLTKRDIAAHTGAATAPVATAAMPVAEPRTPPVTFDANELMPDAVPYASPAVRLFARELGVDLARVKGSAKGGRITKEDVQGHVKQVMSGAAAAPSSGGASLGGGLNLLPWPKVDFAKFGEIETRELSRIKKLSGANLARNWAMIPHVTQHDDADITELEALRVALNKENEKSGVKVTMLAFLMKAVVAALKKYPDFNASLDASGENLILKKYFHIGFAADTPNGLVVPVIRDVDRKGVVELAQETSELAKKARDGKLSPAEMTGGCFSISSLGGIGGTSFTPIVNAPEVAILGVSKSAIKPVWDGGTFQPRLMLPLSLSYDHRVIDGASAARFTTYLAQLMADMRRVLL
- a CDS encoding mechanosensitive ion channel domain-containing protein; translated protein: MPHAQTARELHDASARVRDAAQDGWQGVQPFLDYELVRVAGLDLTVGDLASAIFLLVVFFAMSRLVGRALMRYGAREGGNAASVYTVSRVLRYALMFVGFLIALEVAGIPVSKFTVFAGAIGVGLGFGLQAIFNNFLSGLILLFDRSIKIGDFVELESGVHGVVRDIKIRATRISTNDNLNILVPNAEFVSGRVVNWTLLEASRRMRIPFGVAYGADKETVKKAAIEAACEVPFTLAHDGPRGPQVWLVEFGESRLEFQLIVWLNAEATRRPSAVKAAYNWALHTALQRYGIDIPFPQRDLHVRSLFGHEGVEAIAMLSGRVVPEDNEATPDAPLPTPRERAALAENDAQRDVEREIHEDPPVAPAGAGTSPENE